From the Leptospira sp. WS60.C2 genome, one window contains:
- a CDS encoding S41 family peptidase, which yields MKFSERLLWVSVTLSLLGFVFVLSLEKVKAISSDGEKYLQILHEVVAYVQNDYVEPQEEKKIYVGAIQGALQSLGDPHTRFIDVDEFKELQNETKGSFGGIGVELNYQDNAFVIVAPIEGTPAWKAGLLPQDKIIEINGKSVKSLSQAESFAMMRGEVGTSISMKIERKGTKEPFVVNLVRELIQIRFLRSFYLPEKETGYIKLVQFMGKDTGKEFASAVKNLKESGAKKLVIDLRMNPGGLLDLAIELADLFLPANADIVSVKGRGGVLIKSFKSEGKDLKFLDLPVAILVNGGSASASEILAGALKDNKRAIIVGTQSFGKGSVQSIIPLSFGAGVAITIQKYYTPSGISIHGKGITPDHVVSPVSANEDEKYALEKLFKKNLIRPFLESHTEFNDSSVSDFKEMLKKENLKISDPVVRIFLFNEMRMGSSQTKPRLDLDIQLSEAIDLLK from the coding sequence ACATGAAGTTGTTGCTTATGTGCAAAATGATTATGTAGAGCCACAAGAAGAGAAAAAAATATATGTCGGTGCCATACAGGGTGCCTTACAAAGTTTAGGTGATCCTCATACTCGTTTTATTGATGTCGATGAATTCAAAGAACTGCAAAATGAAACCAAAGGAAGTTTTGGCGGAATTGGTGTTGAGCTCAATTACCAAGACAATGCCTTTGTCATTGTTGCTCCCATCGAAGGAACACCTGCTTGGAAGGCGGGACTCCTTCCTCAGGACAAAATCATTGAAATCAATGGTAAGTCAGTGAAGTCTTTATCCCAAGCGGAGTCATTTGCGATGATGCGAGGGGAAGTGGGAACTTCCATTTCTATGAAAATTGAACGAAAGGGAACAAAAGAACCTTTTGTCGTCAATTTAGTCAGAGAACTCATTCAGATTCGATTTTTACGATCCTTTTACCTTCCTGAAAAAGAAACTGGATACATCAAACTGGTTCAATTTATGGGAAAGGATACTGGTAAGGAATTTGCTTCTGCTGTCAAAAACCTAAAAGAATCTGGTGCCAAAAAACTAGTCATCGATCTTAGAATGAATCCTGGTGGGTTACTTGATTTAGCCATCGAGCTTGCTGATTTATTTTTACCTGCCAATGCGGACATTGTGTCCGTAAAAGGAAGAGGTGGAGTTCTCATTAAGAGTTTTAAATCCGAAGGTAAAGATTTGAAGTTTTTGGATTTGCCTGTTGCTATTCTTGTCAATGGTGGTTCTGCTAGTGCCTCCGAAATTTTAGCGGGTGCGCTCAAAGATAACAAACGAGCCATCATTGTTGGTACCCAAAGTTTTGGGAAAGGAAGTGTTCAGTCCATCATTCCTCTCTCCTTTGGGGCAGGGGTTGCCATCACCATTCAAAAATACTACACACCTTCTGGAATTTCCATTCATGGAAAAGGGATCACACCTGATCACGTGGTGAGTCCTGTCTCGGCCAATGAAGATGAAAAATATGCCCTAGAAAAACTATTTAAGAAAAACTTAATTCGTCCATTTCTTGAATCTCATACCGAATTTAATGATAGTTCTGTTTCTGATTTTAAAGAAATGCTGAAAAAGGAAAATCTAAAGATTTCCGATCCTGTGGTTCGAATCTTTTTATTCAATGAAATGAGAATGGGATCTTCCCAAACAAAACCTAGGTTGGATTTGGACATCCAATTATCCGAAGCAATTGATTTATTGAAATAA
- the tsaD gene encoding tRNA (adenosine(37)-N6)-threonylcarbamoyltransferase complex transferase subunit TsaD, whose amino-acid sequence MVYGLGIESSCDETSIAIVRDGKELIALKVYSQIDTHSPYRGVVPEIASRAHLEKINSLLSVCMAEAQISFSSIQYIAVTGYPGLVGSLMIGAQLARCISLVHSIPIVLVNHLEAHLAVIGLERELPAFPWLGVLLSGGNSSIYIYKGFGDMELLADTRDDSLGEAFDKVSAILDLPYPGGPSIEKKALSYERPKGEKSPFPKLLKEDGPDLIRFSYSGLKTAVLYYLKSLQGNPPIEKISYYFQKTAFELVVRNIGKAIETTKIGTVVAAGGVLANETLRSLLLTESQTRPFQLYFPQKKIYCTDNGAMVACLGYHLWKEKKIVGLDFKVSPKRNFEQIL is encoded by the coding sequence ATGGTCTACGGTTTAGGGATCGAATCAAGTTGTGATGAAACATCCATAGCCATTGTGAGAGATGGTAAGGAACTCATTGCGTTAAAAGTTTACAGCCAAATCGACACCCACTCTCCGTATCGGGGAGTGGTCCCTGAAATTGCTTCCCGTGCCCATTTAGAAAAAATCAATTCTCTTCTTTCTGTCTGTATGGCAGAAGCACAGATCTCATTTTCCTCGATACAATACATTGCCGTCACTGGTTACCCTGGGCTTGTCGGGTCTCTTATGATTGGAGCACAACTTGCGAGATGTATCTCACTCGTTCACTCTATACCGATCGTTTTGGTCAATCATTTAGAGGCACATTTAGCAGTGATTGGTTTGGAACGAGAACTCCCCGCATTTCCTTGGTTAGGTGTTCTTTTGTCTGGTGGGAACTCCTCCATTTACATCTACAAAGGTTTTGGAGATATGGAATTACTCGCTGATACCAGGGATGATTCCTTGGGTGAGGCTTTTGATAAGGTCAGTGCCATTTTGGATTTACCGTACCCAGGAGGACCATCCATTGAAAAAAAAGCCCTGAGTTATGAAAGACCAAAAGGGGAAAAAAGTCCTTTTCCAAAACTTTTGAAGGAAGACGGCCCCGATCTCATTCGTTTTTCATACAGTGGACTGAAAACTGCTGTTCTTTACTATCTGAAGTCCCTACAGGGAAATCCACCGATTGAAAAAATATCCTATTACTTCCAAAAAACTGCGTTTGAACTCGTGGTCCGAAACATTGGAAAAGCGATCGAAACAACAAAGATTGGAACGGTTGTTGCCGCAGGCGGGGTGCTTGCCAATGAAACTCTACGTTCTTTACTTTTGACAGAATCCCAAACCCGTCCGTTCCAATTGTATTTTCCACAAAAAAAAATTTACTGCACGGATAACGGAGCGATGGTCGCATGTCTTGGATATCATCTTTGGAAAGAAAAAAAAATTGTAGGACTCGATTTTAAGGTCAGTCCTAAAAGAAACTTTGAACAAATATTATGA
- a CDS encoding phosphatidylcholine/phosphatidylserine synthase — translation MKLKLTWIPNTLTLGNLTLGFVSMLLVAETNPSQTNSHELYSLAGVFIILAALFDGFDGMAARALNCTSELGADLDSLADLTTFGIAPGFLAYKMFFYDIKLDIFDKPDYFPLGMFIAALYPICAAYRLARFNVAHDPKSFNGLPSPVAGVVIGIFPLVFSVSQVPLWIAVTFFVITALLMVSTLRYSKPQVAMRGLFSWKKLAISLVGLGLILAAIGFYRWPYVMYGAVGFYVFSGIVSFLIQTIQDYRV, via the coding sequence ATGAAACTAAAATTAACTTGGATCCCGAACACCCTCACACTTGGAAACCTCACTTTAGGATTTGTTTCCATGTTACTGGTCGCAGAAACGAACCCATCACAAACCAATTCTCATGAATTGTATTCGCTTGCGGGAGTTTTTATCATCTTAGCTGCGTTATTCGATGGGTTTGATGGCATGGCAGCACGAGCTCTCAATTGTACGAGTGAGTTGGGTGCCGATTTAGACAGCCTTGCTGATTTAACAACATTTGGAATTGCCCCTGGATTTTTAGCATACAAAATGTTCTTTTACGATATCAAATTGGATATCTTTGACAAACCAGATTATTTTCCACTAGGAATGTTCATTGCGGCATTGTATCCGATTTGTGCTGCTTACCGTTTGGCACGGTTCAATGTGGCACATGATCCAAAGTCCTTTAATGGACTACCGTCACCCGTGGCAGGAGTAGTGATTGGAATTTTTCCTCTTGTTTTTTCTGTCTCCCAAGTTCCCTTATGGATAGCTGTCACTTTTTTTGTAATCACAGCGCTTCTTATGGTTTCCACACTTCGTTATAGTAAACCACAAGTTGCCATGAGAGGACTCTTCTCATGGAAGAAACTGGCAATTAGTCTCGTTGGATTGGGACTTATCTTAGCAGCGATTGGATTTTATCGCTGGCCCTATGTGATGTATGGAGCAGTAGGATTTTATGTATTTTCGGGAATTGTCTCATTTCTCATCCAAACCATTCAGGACTATCGAGTTTAG
- a CDS encoding STAS domain-containing protein translates to MFQYEIKQEKEKAIIYLNGSLSLRDTPKLRTEIKELIDSDSIKELVLDFQHLSYLDSSGIGILLHTYSWTKEKNKKVKMVHLSNEIKTIFNVANLLEIFEVE, encoded by the coding sequence ATGTTTCAGTATGAAATCAAACAAGAAAAGGAAAAGGCCATTATCTATCTAAATGGTTCCTTATCACTTCGGGACACTCCCAAACTTAGAACAGAAATCAAGGAACTTATCGATTCCGACTCGATTAAAGAATTGGTTTTGGATTTTCAACATTTATCGTATTTAGATTCTTCTGGAATTGGAATACTACTACACACTTACAGTTGGACAAAAGAAAAAAACAAAAAAGTGAAAATGGTTCATCTTTCGAATGAAATCAAAACCATTTTCAATGTGGCAAATCTACTGGAGATTTTTGAAGTAGAATGA
- a CDS encoding MBL fold metallo-hydrolase, producing the protein MKIKFWGVRGSIGSPIRPENVKHKIEKILSLASPTDIQNEQSIHSFLNSLSFSSSSTYGGNTTCVEIRDKNGNLIIIDGGTGLRELGNQIMSSEFGKGAGHAYWVLTHTHWDHIQGIPFFIPLFLPGNHFEFISSMSDAEKRLEHQFVFTHFPVSFDHYAAKKTFQFIEEGEVVSLGPNIKAFSKAVRHPGGSFSYRFTEEGKSIIFASDAEFNLEEMENIDTYIDYFRDADVLVFDTQYTFEESLQKIDWGHSSASIATDIALRAKVKKLVMFHHDPSYDDEKLDLVYLRALKYKEMFDPHGKLEIIMAYEGLEIEV; encoded by the coding sequence ATGAAAATAAAGTTTTGGGGTGTTCGAGGATCCATAGGTTCACCCATTCGGCCAGAAAACGTAAAACATAAAATTGAAAAAATCCTCTCTTTGGCAAGTCCCACAGACATCCAAAACGAACAAAGCATTCATAGTTTTTTAAATTCGCTTAGTTTTTCATCCTCTTCAACTTACGGCGGTAATACGACTTGTGTGGAAATTCGAGACAAAAATGGAAATTTGATTATTATCGATGGAGGGACTGGGCTTCGAGAACTCGGAAACCAAATCATGAGTTCAGAATTCGGCAAAGGGGCAGGACATGCCTATTGGGTTTTGACTCACACACACTGGGATCATATCCAAGGAATCCCGTTTTTCATTCCTTTGTTTTTGCCTGGCAATCATTTTGAATTTATTTCGTCTATGAGTGATGCTGAAAAACGATTGGAGCACCAGTTTGTATTCACTCATTTTCCAGTTTCGTTTGATCACTATGCTGCCAAAAAAACATTCCAATTCATCGAAGAAGGGGAAGTGGTCTCTCTTGGTCCGAACATCAAAGCCTTTAGCAAGGCTGTTCGCCATCCAGGTGGAAGTTTTTCCTACCGATTTACGGAAGAAGGTAAGTCCATTATCTTTGCTTCGGATGCAGAATTCAATTTGGAAGAGATGGAAAATATCGATACTTACATTGATTATTTTCGAGATGCTGATGTTTTAGTCTTTGATACTCAATATACGTTTGAAGAATCCTTACAAAAAATCGATTGGGGGCATAGTTCTGCTTCTATCGCGACTGATATTGCTCTTCGGGCTAAGGTGAAAAAACTTGTTATGTTTCATCATGATCCTTCTTATGATGATGAGAAATTAGATTTGGTATACTTACGAGCGTTAAAGTATAAAGAGATGTTTGATCCACATGGAAAATTAGAAATCATTATGGCTTATGAAGGTTTGGAAATAGAGGTATAA
- the glpK gene encoding glycerol kinase GlpK: MAKKSYIIGIDAGTTGIRTFCFNDKGKVISSAYQEFKQYYPKPGWVEHDPEEIWQKTQKLIALAIKNGKLNPKDAVAIGITNQRETSVVWDKKTGKPVYNAIVWQCRRTSDICKDLKNQSLESNFRNKTGLVLDAYFSGTKIQWILDNVKGARDKAERGDLLFGTIDTWLLYKLTGHKEHKTDHTNASRTLLFNIQTKEWDEELCKILKVPMSMLPKAYNSKNLFGFTANVKSIPDGIPISSLVGDQQGALFGQLCTEPGEAKNTYGTGCFLLFNVGDEFRISNQGLITTLALGPEGKTVYCLEGSVFIGGAVVQFLRDNLEFFKYSKDSEKLVKSIKTKDDVVFVPAFAGLGAPHWDQEARGAIFGLSRDTTPAQITRAALKAIALQSYELANAMEKETGKPLKFLRVDGGATSNAWLMQFQADILGTKVIRPQNVDTTVLGAAYLAGLERGFFKSVAQLRKEENKTTQFSPKMKEAERKEEIDKWNLAISRVKTGN; the protein is encoded by the coding sequence ATGGCAAAAAAAAGTTACATTATTGGAATTGATGCAGGGACTACTGGGATTCGCACCTTTTGTTTTAACGATAAAGGAAAAGTCATTTCTTCTGCGTATCAAGAATTCAAACAATACTATCCAAAACCAGGTTGGGTGGAACATGACCCAGAAGAGATTTGGCAAAAAACTCAAAAACTCATCGCCCTTGCCATCAAAAATGGAAAACTCAATCCCAAAGATGCTGTTGCCATAGGAATCACGAACCAGAGAGAAACTTCTGTCGTCTGGGATAAAAAAACTGGTAAACCTGTATACAATGCAATCGTTTGGCAATGCCGACGAACATCTGATATCTGTAAGGATTTAAAAAACCAAAGCCTCGAATCCAACTTTCGAAACAAAACAGGTCTTGTTTTAGATGCTTATTTTTCCGGAACCAAAATCCAATGGATTTTAGACAATGTGAAAGGTGCAAGGGACAAAGCAGAAAGGGGAGACCTTTTGTTTGGAACGATTGATACTTGGTTACTTTACAAACTCACGGGTCACAAAGAACACAAAACCGACCATACCAATGCATCCCGAACTTTACTTTTTAACATCCAAACCAAGGAATGGGATGAGGAACTTTGTAAGATTTTAAAAGTGCCAATGTCTATGTTACCTAAGGCGTATAATTCCAAAAATCTATTTGGATTTACGGCCAATGTTAAATCCATTCCTGATGGAATTCCAATTTCCTCTCTTGTCGGTGACCAACAAGGAGCTCTTTTTGGTCAGTTGTGTACAGAACCTGGAGAAGCCAAAAACACATATGGAACAGGTTGTTTTTTACTCTTCAATGTAGGGGATGAATTTAGAATTTCAAACCAAGGTCTCATCACCACACTAGCACTTGGTCCAGAAGGAAAAACAGTCTATTGCTTAGAAGGATCTGTATTTATTGGTGGAGCGGTTGTCCAGTTTCTAAGAGACAATTTAGAATTTTTCAAATACTCCAAAGACTCTGAAAAATTGGTCAAGTCGATTAAAACAAAGGATGATGTGGTGTTTGTGCCAGCCTTTGCAGGTCTTGGAGCCCCGCATTGGGACCAGGAAGCTCGAGGAGCGATCTTTGGTCTATCTCGAGACACAACGCCAGCACAGATCACAAGGGCAGCTCTGAAAGCCATTGCACTCCAATCCTATGAACTTGCCAATGCGATGGAAAAGGAAACGGGAAAACCACTCAAATTTTTACGGGTGGATGGAGGCGCTACTTCCAATGCATGGCTTATGCAATTCCAAGCAGATATTTTAGGAACAAAAGTCATTCGACCGCAAAACGTAGATACTACGGTGCTTGGTGCAGCTTACCTTGCGGGACTCGAACGAGGGTTTTTTAAATCAGTTGCGCAGTTACGAAAGGAAGAAAATAAAACCACACAATTTTCTCCCAAGATGAAAGAAGCAGAAAGGAAAGAAGAGATTGATAAGTGGAATCTTGCAATCTCTCGCGTAAAAACTGGAAACTAA
- a CDS encoding flagellar motor switch protein FliG, which translates to MIYRQGNNYHFFLADLDSVARFVATPHPFYPIPFKKIPALPSVSTDPILFPRFLYNLQYNREWYDATSIVTPPYYQNTDQKTDWFQKSKHGFLPNKRTIGGTKSSPSPLFRTKRDKFNRTKYLSLRDIVNPEFTEHMVLEQIDKLYVNGKSKLYLNRLVAILYSGTKEEEIKIVTNLFRYETEFAQFLSQQMFTVELIPLIHGTFLQEILRNHDERYFRFILPKLSPPVLEVIRKSISKNKMKQIETSPAKKPPDGEDLISIIETELYKRFARNLYYEEGSIYTFREEGEESNKEMIPFESSGKFDFCITGDVISFFGKTKTKLFFKTKEWIESIRFDFFLTRKEVETNEFHRLPKDLILEIPYYETGLFLVAGGITKQKQSFECSLLWFDY; encoded by the coding sequence TTGATTTACAGACAAGGAAATAACTATCACTTTTTTTTGGCCGACTTAGATTCGGTAGCGAGATTTGTCGCAACACCCCATCCTTTTTATCCCATTCCATTCAAGAAAATACCGGCACTCCCTTCTGTCTCTACAGATCCGATTCTCTTTCCCCGTTTCTTATACAACTTACAATACAATCGCGAGTGGTATGATGCGACGTCCATTGTCACACCACCTTATTATCAAAACACAGACCAAAAAACAGATTGGTTTCAAAAATCAAAACATGGATTTTTGCCAAACAAACGAACCATAGGTGGAACAAAGTCATCTCCATCGCCTCTCTTTCGCACGAAACGAGACAAATTCAATCGAACCAAATATCTATCCCTTCGTGACATTGTGAACCCTGAATTCACAGAACATATGGTTCTCGAACAAATCGACAAACTCTATGTGAATGGAAAAAGTAAACTCTACCTGAATCGTTTGGTTGCCATTTTGTATTCAGGTACGAAAGAAGAAGAAATAAAAATTGTAACAAATCTCTTCCGTTATGAAACAGAGTTTGCCCAATTTTTAAGTCAGCAAATGTTCACAGTGGAACTCATCCCTTTGATTCATGGTACGTTTTTACAAGAAATCTTACGAAACCACGATGAGAGATACTTTCGTTTCATTTTGCCAAAACTATCCCCTCCCGTTTTGGAAGTGATCCGTAAATCCATCTCTAAAAACAAGATGAAACAAATTGAAACTTCTCCTGCCAAAAAACCACCAGATGGCGAAGATCTAATCAGTATCATTGAAACTGAGTTGTACAAACGATTTGCAAGAAACTTATACTATGAAGAAGGCTCCATCTATACATTCCGAGAAGAGGGAGAAGAATCAAATAAAGAGATGATTCCCTTCGAAAGTTCAGGAAAATTTGATTTTTGTATCACGGGAGATGTCATCTCATTTTTTGGAAAAACAAAAACTAAATTATTCTTTAAAACCAAGGAATGGATTGAATCCATTCGATTTGATTTTTTTCTCACACGAAAGGAAGTCGAAACAAATGAATTCCATCGATTGCCGAAAGATTTGATTTTAGAAATCCCCTATTATGAAACAGGATTGTTTCTTGTCGCCGGTGGGATTACCAAACAAAAACAGAGTTTTGAATGTTCTTTATTATGGTTTGACTATTGA
- a CDS encoding iron-containing alcohol dehydrogenase translates to MPVLPEWINFQFPPKIHFEIDCGYKLGSFVKNIGSRVVLITTQKELENSEELSIIKTSLEKHAEGVIIYDDIVDRVHFKDLDTCAHFLRISNADCVVAYGSFESINAGKAASLLATNDLFAEELLVGRKQPKKKGLPLVVVPTKPLLGNECSPFFSIVDDKDKNRKYFAHEWAFPELIVSDPKIGAGMSSSETAKTGISILSAAVDSILSKYANEITSSTALRSIELISKNIVPAIREPRNLGPKNSIYAASLLAGIAQSTSSLGLCYALSLAVTTVTNLDIFQSMSILLPHVMEYNLTSSAGKYVMIARALDEDVTNISVIEAAIKAVEGIRKIYLELRIPQRLSEYEVKKIDLPGIATLAATYSFLDCLPRELPKNEIETILVAAF, encoded by the coding sequence ATGCCAGTTCTCCCCGAATGGATTAATTTTCAATTTCCACCCAAAATACATTTCGAAATCGATTGTGGTTATAAACTCGGTTCCTTTGTCAAAAACATAGGATCAAGGGTTGTACTCATTACCACACAAAAAGAATTAGAAAACTCAGAAGAACTTTCGATCATCAAAACTAGTTTAGAAAAACACGCAGAAGGTGTGATCATTTATGATGACATTGTGGATCGTGTCCATTTCAAAGACTTAGATACTTGTGCTCATTTTTTACGAATCTCCAATGCTGATTGTGTTGTTGCCTATGGTTCCTTTGAATCAATTAACGCTGGCAAAGCGGCTTCCCTTCTTGCAACAAATGATTTGTTTGCGGAAGAACTGCTCGTGGGAAGAAAACAACCCAAGAAAAAAGGGCTTCCTTTGGTTGTGGTTCCAACAAAACCTTTACTCGGGAATGAATGTTCTCCATTTTTTTCCATCGTAGACGACAAAGACAAAAACAGGAAATACTTTGCTCACGAGTGGGCATTTCCTGAACTTATCGTTTCTGATCCTAAAATTGGAGCGGGTATGTCAAGTTCGGAGACGGCAAAAACAGGCATCTCGATTTTATCTGCCGCAGTGGACAGCATCTTATCAAAATATGCAAATGAAATCACCTCTTCCACTGCATTACGTTCCATCGAACTCATTTCTAAAAACATTGTACCTGCGATTCGCGAACCAAGAAACCTTGGACCGAAAAACTCTATTTATGCGGCAAGTCTTTTGGCAGGTATTGCTCAATCTACGAGCAGTCTCGGTTTGTGTTATGCACTTTCCTTAGCCGTAACAACTGTTACTAATCTAGATATCTTCCAAAGTATGTCGATTCTACTTCCGCACGTAATGGAATACAACCTCACCTCTTCCGCAGGAAAGTATGTGATGATTGCAAGGGCTCTCGATGAGGATGTGACAAACATCTCAGTCATTGAAGCGGCGATCAAAGCGGTAGAGGGAATTCGTAAAATTTACTTAGAACTGCGAATCCCACAGCGTTTGTCTGAATATGAAGTGAAAAAAATCGACTTACCTGGGATTGCGACTCTTGCTGCTACGTATTCATTTCTTGATTGTCTTCCCAGAGAACTCCCCAAAAATGAAATCGAAACCATCCTTGTGGCTGCGTTTTAG
- a CDS encoding flagellar biosynthesis anti-sigma factor FlgM, producing the protein MNIDKVGRVGGYGYEPKKPQGPKETESQAPVDTISISDAAKKIASEAKLQAEVKQIAKQIVQAPPEEDRSEKLKAIKERLKNGDYDTLSPEMLDKISDQIATSFLGQQ; encoded by the coding sequence ATGAACATCGATAAAGTAGGGCGAGTCGGTGGTTACGGGTATGAACCCAAAAAACCACAAGGACCAAAAGAAACAGAATCACAAGCGCCAGTAGATACCATTTCGATCTCTGATGCTGCTAAAAAAATTGCATCGGAAGCGAAGCTTCAAGCAGAAGTAAAACAAATTGCGAAACAAATTGTTCAAGCGCCTCCAGAAGAAGATCGCTCTGAAAAACTCAAAGCCATCAAAGAACGTTTGAAAAACGGAGATTACGACACACTCTCTCCAGAGATGTTAGATAAAATTTCCGACCAAATCGCAACGTCTTTCCTCGGACAACAGTAA
- the rsmI gene encoding 16S rRNA (cytidine(1402)-2'-O)-methyltransferase has product MAPKREAGTLYVVATPIGNMGDITLRAIEVLKTVDLVLCESTKETKSLFHKLGINTQVLALYKDHSETPYANVLEQLRQGKSMALVSDAGTPGISDPGSQMVRIARENKIPIVPIPGASALTALLSVSGFQVNPTYFLGFLSEKPTKKRRELEKAREIDGLIVFYESVHKLPRLYPMLEELFPETEVLVGRELTKAFEEVVYYANPRELAEKPPNAKGEFVFLLNHRKKHLREFQIPPICDVGRGLKVYEHR; this is encoded by the coding sequence TTGGCCCCTAAACGAGAAGCAGGTACTCTTTATGTGGTTGCCACTCCGATCGGCAACATGGGAGACATCACCCTACGAGCCATCGAAGTGTTAAAGACAGTAGATCTTGTCCTCTGCGAATCCACAAAAGAAACAAAGTCTTTATTTCATAAACTAGGAATCAACACACAGGTGCTTGCCCTGTACAAAGACCATTCTGAAACTCCCTATGCCAATGTCTTAGAACAACTACGACAAGGAAAGTCGATGGCTCTCGTATCCGATGCGGGAACCCCTGGTATCTCCGATCCAGGAAGCCAAATGGTTCGTATCGCAAGAGAAAACAAAATTCCGATCGTTCCCATTCCTGGTGCTTCCGCTCTCACTGCCTTACTCTCTGTTTCAGGATTTCAAGTGAACCCAACTTATTTTTTGGGATTTCTCTCTGAAAAACCGACTAAGAAACGCCGAGAATTAGAGAAAGCACGGGAAATCGATGGACTCATTGTGTTTTATGAATCCGTCCACAAATTACCACGGTTGTACCCAATGCTCGAGGAACTCTTCCCAGAAACGGAAGTACTCGTAGGAAGGGAGTTGACAAAGGCCTTCGAAGAGGTAGTCTACTATGCAAATCCTAGGGAATTGGCTGAAAAACCTCCCAATGCGAAGGGTGAGTTTGTTTTTCTCTTAAATCATCGAAAAAAACACTTAAGGGAATTTCAGATTCCTCCGATATGTGATGTAGGAAGAGGACTAAAAGTATATGAACATCGATAA